The following are encoded in a window of Streptomyces sp. 11x1 genomic DNA:
- a CDS encoding helix-turn-helix transcriptional regulator, which yields MPRGDKRRRSPAEYVTDGAWPHAVLDDHHGARVAQEVAARLGRVIRERGWSVAEVSRRSGVSRMTVAQVLDGAVWCDLLTIANLEKALGVDLWPGREPGNPPK from the coding sequence GTGCCACGAGGAGACAAGCGACGACGCAGCCCTGCCGAGTACGTGACCGACGGCGCGTGGCCGCACGCCGTGCTCGATGACCACCACGGCGCCCGTGTGGCGCAGGAGGTGGCAGCCAGGCTGGGCAGGGTGATCCGCGAGAGAGGCTGGTCGGTCGCAGAGGTGTCCCGGCGCAGTGGCGTGTCGCGGATGACGGTCGCCCAGGTGCTCGATGGCGCGGTGTGGTGCGACCTGCTGACGATCGCGAACCTGGAGAAGGCGCTGGGGGTGGACCTGTGGCCCGGCCGTGAGCCGGGCAATCCACCGAAGTGA